From one Dysidea avara chromosome 9, odDysAvar1.4, whole genome shotgun sequence genomic stretch:
- the LOC136267172 gene encoding zinc finger protein 862-like: protein MAELRTAQARASRTPVVQYAPIACALSMLGDVDRTRMRKKFDVCYLMAKEGIAFEKFVPLCELESCHGVELGHAYRTAPSASLFTHYIAQSHRQQFLKSLCENNFYSFLMDGSTDAGNVEQELVVILTCMKDDAAEEMKSCTRFLSLESPKKANASGLVKCLSQSLAPLGITDILDENMLSAEGKPVLVGGGTDGASVNVAEHNGMKGMMLSSHPWLVWSWCYAHHLELASKNALTSDLFISIDEMLLRLFYLYEKSPKKTRELEEVVKDLQEVYEFPKGGNKPVRCQGSRWINHKRKALQRVVDRYGAYIGHLITLSEDHSVKADERARIKGYLKTWTKYSTIVGCALYVDILKSPSLLSMSLQTSELDIVLGIKNTLKSTTALKTLAKKDPFEWPTVKLLLQKIEDEGGKKSYQGAELRNFSDAVQVKLKQDALKDVTRLDEKMRERLMWSDIKLLRAIVVFLETQSWTKQIRVASTVTNSDGEDANLSDDDDNDKSLCDVKESVDYLASHFRLPLDAKGVLIATLQDEIEDAVEYARNYLDIGRSEYRKVWYKLHTCPDQHKWPNLLKLCALVFSLPFSNGRVEQIFSSLKVVKTSRRTNLENDTLNDLLEIYIEGPPLGCFCPDVAIELWWSDCCTTRRVNQQPRKAYRPRNPGSSDADNEEEEECTTIQQWDDWFGEESETDED from the coding sequence ATGGCTGAGCTTCGCACAGCGCAAGCGAGGGCAAGCAGGACGCCAGTTGTACAGTACGCCCCAATTGCTTGTGCCCTCTCGATGTTAGGTGATGTCGATCGCACAAGAATGCGAAAGAAGTTCGATGTGTGTTACCTTATGGCCAAGGAGGGTATCGCCTTTGAGAAATTTGTACCTCTGTGCGAGCTTGAATCATGCCATGGAGTTGAACTGGGCCATGCTTACAGAACTGCTCCATCAGCAAGTCTATTTACTCACTACATTGCGCAATCCCATCGCCAGCAGTTTCTCAAGTCACTCTGTGAGAATAATTTTTATAGTTTTTTAATGGATGGGAGCACAGATGCAGGTAACGTTGAACAGGAGCTGGTAGTCATTCTTACATGCATGAAAGATGATGCTGCTGAAGAGATGAAATCATGCACTAGATTTCTTAGTCTGGAATCTCCCAAGAAGGCGAATGCAAGTGGGCTTGTGAAGTGCCTTTCTCAGTCCTTGGCACCACTAGGAATAACAGACATTCTAGATGAGAACATGCTCAGCGCTGAAGGAAAGCCAGTCTTGGTAGGAGGAGGAACTGATGGAGCCTCTGTTAATGTTGCAGAGCATAATGGAATGAAAGGCATGATGTTGAGTTCCCATCCATGGCTAGTGTGGTCATGGTGCTATGCCCATCATCTTGAGCTGGCTTCCAAGAATGCCCTCACCAGCGATCTTTTTATCAGTATCGATGAGATGCTGCTACGTCTGTTCTACCTTTACGAAAAGTCACCGAAGAAGACAAGGGAACTAGAAGAGGTTGTGAAGGATTTGCAAGAAGTGTATGAGTTTCCTAAAGGTGGAAACAAGCCAGTTCGGTGTCAGGGATCACGGTGGATCAACCACAAGCGCAAGGCACTTCAGCGTGTAGTTGACCGTTATGGGGCATACATTGGCCACCTCATTACACTTAGTGAGGACCATTCTGTTAAGGCAGATGAGAGGGCTCGTATTAAGGGGTATTTAAAGACCTGGACAAAGTATAGTACCATTGTTgggtgtgcattgtatgtagaCATCCTCAAATCTCCCTCACTCCTGAGCATGTCATTGCAGACTAGTGAGTTAGACATTGTCCTTGGCATTAAGAATACCCTGAAGTCTACCACAGCACTGAAAACCTTGGCAAAGAAAGACCCATTTGAGTGGCCCACTGTTAAGCTCCTGTTGCAGAAGATTGAGGATGAAGGGGGCAAGAAGTCTTACCAAGGAGCTGAGCTGCGGAATTTCAGTGATGCTGTCCAAGTAAAGTTGAAGCAAGATGCGTTGAAAGATGTCACCAGACTTGATGAGAAGATGAGGGAGCGGTTGATGTGGTCAGACATTAAGCTATTGCGTGCAATAGTGGTCTTTCTTGAGACACAATCGTGGACAAAACAAATTCGTGTTGCAAGTACTGTAACCAACTCAGACGGTGAAGATGCCAATCtgtctgatgatgatgataatgacaaATCCTTGTGTGATGTCAAGGAATCTGTGGACTACCTTGCTTCACATTTTAGGCTTCCACTAGATGCTAAGGGTGTTTTGATTGCTACTCTTCAGGATGAGATTGAAGACGCTGTGGAGTATGCACGAAACTATTTAGATATTGGTCGTTCAGAGTATCGGAAGGTCTGGTACAAGCTTCATACTTGCCCTGATCAGCATAAATGGCCAAATCTCCTCAAGCTGTGCGCCCTTGTATTTAGCTTGCCATTTTCCAATGGCCGAGTTGAGCAAATCTTCTCCTCGTTGAAAGTTGTGAAGACTTCTAGGAGAACTAACTTAGAAAATGACACACTGAATGACCTACTGGAGATCTACATAGAAGGACCaccacttggctgtttttgcccTGACGTTGCAATTGAATTGTGGTGGTCTGATTGTTGCACTACTAGGAGAGTCAATCAGCAACCACGAAAAGCCTATCGACCACGAAACCCAGGATCATCTGATGCTGATAATGAAGAAGAGGAAGAATGCACAACAATCCAGCAGTGGGATGATTGGTTTGGTGAAGAAAGTGAAACTGACGAAGATTAA